The sequence CATCTGGTGTTCGCGTATGGGGATGAGTTCTTCTTCACTGAGCAAGCCGGGCAAAGAGATCCATCCCTTCAGGTCAAATGTGTATTTCTGCTCTTCACTCATGGGCGCGACGGGCAAACCGTCGGCATTGGTCGTGGGTAATAATGGGTTAGACATAAAAATGCTCCTGAAAAATGGTTATATCCTCAATAATTCCTCCCACTGATCCTCCTCTACTACCACCCCTTTCTCCAGACTCTCGCGTCGTATCCGCAACATGCCTTCGCCGGGATAGCGCGCGGATTCGTGAACTTCATGCAGGTCGTCAATGATGCCGTTTACAATGCGTTCACACAGTTCACGTCCGTTTAATGACGTGACGTCAATTGCAATATAGGTTTGCGATACGGCGTGTTCATCGCCCTGTGCGCCAATGTCGTGCGTTGTTTGACCGGCTGATAATAGCGCGGCGAGGGTGTCGAGTACGATAGCGAGTGCCGATCCTTTCCAGTAGCCTATTGGAAGTGCGCGTTTTGAATCGAGGATGGCGCCGGGGTCGCAGGTCAGGTTGCCCTCTGTATCAAATCCTCCGGCGATAGGCAGGGTTTCTCCTCGCGCTTGTAAGACTTCCAGTTTGCCATTGGAATACTGGCTCATCGCCATGTCCAGGAGGATGTGCCCTCCTTTTCTGGGGATGGCCATTGTCATGGGATTGTTTCCAATGCGTTTTTCCGTTGCGCCCCAGGGCGGCATGAGCGGGGTTGTGTTGGTCCAGCACATGCCGATGCATCCCGCGTCGGCGGCTTGCAGGCCATAAGCTCCGGCGCGCATCCAGTGATTGGTGTTGCGCAAGCCTATACATCCCATGCCGTTTGCTTTTGCGATTTCTATTGCGCGTCCCATTGCGAGATGTGCATTGACCAGCCCTATTCCCATTTTGCCATCCCATTGTTCTAAGACGCCGAGCGCTTTTACGCATTCGGGTTCGGCTGTGCCGTCTAATCGCCCTTCGCTCAGTTTTGCCAGTAGCCCGGGAAATCGGTTCAGTCCGTGGGAATAGACACCGTCGCGCTGATTTTCTGCGAATAATCGCCCGCATAATTTTGCGCGGTCCTTCGACAATCCCGCTTTCAGGAGTGCCGCGACAAATGCGTCTTTTAATTTTTCAAAAGGAACCCGTGTTTGCATTAGATGTTTCCTTCAATATTCCCCAATTTCCGATACAGGTCTTCATCCAGTAAGGCGGCACCTGCTCGCGCATTGTCTATTACTTGCTCGACTTTTGTTGCGCCGGGGATGACGACGGGATTGGATTTGTGCGAGATGACATACCGGAGAGCGGTTTCCACGAGCTTTGAATCGTCTCCAATGGTTTGTCTGATGGCTTCCAGCTTGTCGAGCATGTCTTCGTATTCTTCGCGATCGGATTGTCCCGGGTTCCAGTCGTCGCGCACAGTGTCGGCAAATACGCTTTCGCGGTTGTATTTGCCAGATAAGACGCCTTTGGCCAATGGGCCTCGTACGAGGATGCCCAAATTTTTTTCTATGCAGTAATCGAGGAATCCCGCTTCTGGTTTGCGGTTGATGAGTGAGTAATCTACTTCTACTACGGCGCAGACGCCGTTCGATATTTCGTAGAAGTTTTTCAGGACATCCAGACTATTTGTCGAGATGCCATAGGTGCGGACAAATCCCTCTTCGCACAGGATATCAAAGCCTTCGATGTACACGGTTGGGTCTTCAATGCTACCTTCATGGCATAACATGACGTCGATCCGGTCGGTTTGCATGCGGCCCAGGCAGGCGTGTCCGCACAGGCGAATGGCATCAACGCCGGTCTTTGGCACAGGCGCTCCAGTGCGGCTTCCCCAGTTGCCGATTTTACTCACGATGATCAGTTTGTCGCGCATGGATGGGGTCAGGGTTTTGCCGATGCGCAATTCGCTCATGCCGTTGGGGATGCCATAAGATTCGGCGGCGTCCAGCAGGTTCATGCCATTGTCAATCGCGGCTAATATAATATCGGTTGCCTCCTGATCGCTTAACTCGCCCCACTGGTTGCCCAGATTCCACGTTCCCAATCCTACGACGGAAACGCGCCATCCGGTTTTGCCAAATGTTCTATAGATCATTGCTGTCTCCTGTTTTTATTTTTCCATCTGGGATAATCTTTTTCCAAAATTCGTGCGGGCCAGTACCCATACCACGCATATCCGGTGCGCCTTTCCAGGGCGACTTCTGATAGAGAATATACTTTGTTGCCGTCCCGGTTGGCCATGAAGGGGCGGTTTGTGCCTATTTCGTGAAAACGCGCCCACAGAGGCGGTGCGTCCGGGTCTTTGACAACGACCAGGTCTGTGGTCGCGGTGTGATTTCTGAAGCGCGTGGGGTCTATTTCGATGCGTTTGAGTCGAATGCCTTCTATTTTTGCCTCTTGAAACCATTGTACTGCACTTTCGATTGCATCTATTATTTCGGTGCTCGGATTTTCAATGCGCATTAAAAAATGCACGATCTTCGCCGTTTGTCCCGCTGTAATGGACGGCAGTTCATAAGTGCGCGCTTTTACGGGTTTATAAGTTATATGGTCGTGTTGCTGACACCATCCCGTTTTTTTGCCTTTGACGACGATCTGACATTTCAGGGTTACATCAATTGCCCGGTGCAGTGCGGCTCTGGCTTTGGCGTGTAGTTCATCGCTTGCCCATGCGAACTGGGGCTTGCGGTCTGCGATATCTTTCAACAGGGTCATTATGCCAATCATTACGCCATCATTATATGTAATGGCATCTACATCCCAACCACGCCATCCACCTGTGGGGTATTGCTCGCGGAATATATAGTCCAGCCCCCGTTCAACTGCATTGCGATATTGCGCCAGATTAGTCGCGATGTACACCTTTGCCAGATAATCGATCTGTGAGAACGTGTTGTGATTGTCAAATGTGCTGACCATCCGCCGTTCGCCTTTGATCGCTCTGACTGTATCGGGGGCGATCTGCGCCTGCCAATCTACATTATTGGGCCAACCACCATCTGCGTTCTGGTAAGTGAGCATGTTTTCGGCAATATGGACAATTTGCGTGGGATCGTACATCGGGTCGTTGCGGTCACGTCCGTATCGCTTGCGCCAGTGGCTCATCCCATCTCGCAATGGGTGCAGGTCAATGGCTTGATATGTCTGCGCTTTGGCTGTTTCAATTCTGTCGTTGGCTTGACAAAGCCCAATAGCGAATAGACAACAGCATAAGAGTGCGCAGAGTTTCATTTTTTTCATCCATCTTCTCGATAGCCCAATACGACGAGCAGACACGAACCGTCGCCGATGACCGAAAGTCCCAATTTTTCTCCCATTGAAATTGCGTTTGTGCTCTCAGCACCGGGTTGCATCCATACGTGTTGAATGCCTGCCTTGGAAGCTTGGGGGATTATGGTTTCTGTCACGGGGGGCGGCGTGATTATTGAGATGCCGTGAACGGGTTCGGGGAGTGAATCTATATCGGGGAAACAGGGTTGTCCCTCGATTTCTGTTTCTTTGGGGTTTACGGGATAAGCGGTCAATCCGTGCTGTAGATAACACCGCAAGATCTTGTTGCCGTATTTTGCCCGGTCTCGCGATGCGCCGACAACGCCGAATGCTTTTCCCTTGAGAAATTCATCTATTCTTTCTGGGATTGTCATGCAAACCTCATGGATTTAATGGTATGGATAAAGAAACGCGGTTGTCAACGGCCATGTTAAAGATATTCGAAATACAGCAGAAAATCCACGTTGAAAAAGGGTGCTGTCTTAAAATTTTAGCTGAAAAAAATATCGAATTTACTTTCTTTTACTTTTTACTTTTTTTACTTTTTTGAAAACCGTATGAAATATCTCATCTGTAACATATAAGGCGCAAATGAAAAACTGAAAACGCATTGAAACGGCTGGTACTACATAGGCTGATACCTGAGCAGATTCCCGCGGTTACCCGCAAGGGCTTTGATCCTCTTTATTTTTACTTTTATGCCACACAACTTGAGTTATTTATTTTAAAAAATGGAAGCGATTATATATCACCGAGAGATCTTGATATGATCAAACCACTTGAACGCACGGGTATCTGGCGGACATATTCTCTTGATAGCGGCCTTGCCGGGCTGCGCGTTGAACACATTGCCGAAGACAGCGAGGGGTGTATCTGGTTCGCCACATGGGACAATGGCGTCAGTCGCTTCGATGGAGATGAGTTCCAGACATTTACCCAACAGGACGGTCTTATTGATGATCGTATTTATTTTATTTTACAAGACAGTCAGAATCGACTGTGGTTCAGTACAGCAAATGGGGTCTGTTGGTATGACGGAACAGATTTCCACTATTTGGAGGACGAGGGCATTGCAGATCGTGCTGTTCAGTGCATCTACGAAGATCATCAGAGACGTATATGGTTCGGTGGCAGCCGTACCCTGGGGTATTACGATGGAACTGCTTTCCGCGACATGGTTCCCCTCTATCTCCAGAATTACGAGCAGCCGCCTTCTCCTGAGTGGCACAATTTTTGTTGGGGTATGACCCAGGATCTCGAAGGTCATCTGTGGTTTGGCTTTAACTGTCTCATCCGCTTCGATGGCACATCCTTCCACCGCTATGTTAAGAAAGAGGGTTT comes from Gemmatimonadota bacterium and encodes:
- the yiaK gene encoding 3-dehydro-L-gulonate 2-dehydrogenase translates to MQTRVPFEKLKDAFVAALLKAGLSKDRAKLCGRLFAENQRDGVYSHGLNRFPGLLAKLSEGRLDGTAEPECVKALGVLEQWDGKMGIGLVNAHLAMGRAIEIAKANGMGCIGLRNTNHWMRAGAYGLQAADAGCIGMCWTNTTPLMPPWGATEKRIGNNPMTMAIPRKGGHILLDMAMSQYSNGKLEVLQARGETLPIAGGFDTEGNLTCDPGAILDSKRALPIGYWKGSALAIVLDTLAALLSAGQTTHDIGAQGDEHAVSQTYIAIDVTSLNGRELCERIVNGIIDDLHEVHESARYPGEGMLRIRRESLEKGVVVEEDQWEELLRI
- a CDS encoding aldo/keto reductase; protein product: MIYRTFGKTGWRVSVVGLGTWNLGNQWGELSDQEATDIILAAIDNGMNLLDAAESYGIPNGMSELRIGKTLTPSMRDKLIIVSKIGNWGSRTGAPVPKTGVDAIRLCGHACLGRMQTDRIDVMLCHEGSIEDPTVYIEGFDILCEEGFVRTYGISTNSLDVLKNFYEISNGVCAVVEVDYSLINRKPEAGFLDYCIEKNLGILVRGPLAKGVLSGKYNRESVFADTVRDDWNPGQSDREEYEDMLDKLEAIRQTIGDDSKLVETALRYVISHKSNPVVIPGATKVEQVIDNARAGAALLDEDLYRKLGNIEGNI
- the pelA gene encoding pectate lyase is translated as MKLCALLCCCLFAIGLCQANDRIETAKAQTYQAIDLHPLRDGMSHWRKRYGRDRNDPMYDPTQIVHIAENMLTYQNADGGWPNNVDWQAQIAPDTVRAIKGERRMVSTFDNHNTFSQIDYLAKVYIATNLAQYRNAVERGLDYIFREQYPTGGWRGWDVDAITYNDGVMIGIMTLLKDIADRKPQFAWASDELHAKARAALHRAIDVTLKCQIVVKGKKTGWCQQHDHITYKPVKARTYELPSITAGQTAKIVHFLMRIENPSTEIIDAIESAVQWFQEAKIEGIRLKRIEIDPTRFRNHTATTDLVVVKDPDAPPLWARFHEIGTNRPFMANRDGNKVYSLSEVALERRTGYAWYGYWPARILEKDYPRWKNKNRRQQ
- a CDS encoding CoA-binding protein; translation: MTIPERIDEFLKGKAFGVVGASRDRAKYGNKILRCYLQHGLTAYPVNPKETEIEGQPCFPDIDSLPEPVHGISIITPPPVTETIIPQASKAGIQHVWMQPGAESTNAISMGEKLGLSVIGDGSCLLVVLGYREDG